GGCTTGGCGTCGCCGGCCACAGGTCGCTGCGCACTCTGCTCAAGGCACTCACCTCAAGGCAGCTGACGTGCCCTGGTCGGCTCAGTGGCGGCGAACGCCATCGATGCGCATCCAGTCTTCCTCGCGTTCGCAACGCAATTGCTCGAACCAGGGGGCGTAACGCTCCATCAGTTCGTCTTCCTGCCCGTGCAGGATGCCCGACATCGCCAGGCGGCCACCCGGAGCCACGCGCGCGGCCAGCAGCTCGGCCAGCGCATCCAGCGACTTCGCGAGGATGTTGGCGACCACCACCGGGTAGGTCTGCACCGGCTCGTCCTCCGGCATGTACACGGCCAACTGTGCGTCCACGCCGTTGCGTTGCGCGTTTTCGGTGGTGGCCAGCAGCGCCTGCGGGTCATTGTCCACGCCGACGGCGTGGATGGCGCCCAGCTTCAGCGCGGCGACCGCAAGAATGCCCGAGCCACACCCGAAATCGAGCACCTGGCGGCTCTGCAGTTCGCCGCTGCCGGCCAGGCTGTCCAACCAACGCAGGCACAACGCGGTGGTCTGGTGTGTGCCCGAGCCGAACGCCAGGCCCGGGTCCAGCCGCACTACGGCGGCATCGGGCGTGTTGGCGGCTTCGGGCAGGGCCTGATCCCAGGGCACGACGAAGGTGCGCGTGCCAAATTGCATTGGCTTGAACAGATCCATCCAGGCGCGGATCCAGTCGCTGTCTTCGACCATGCGAAACGACACCTGGCCCCAGTCCAGCTCCGGGTCGAACCCTTCCAGCGCAACCAGCACCTGCAGCGGATCGCTCTCGCCATCGAACAGCGCGGTCATCTCCAGTTCCTGCCATAGCGGCGTTTCGCCCACGCCCGGTTCCAGGATGGCGTGGTCGTTGCTGCCATCGGTATTGGCGTCGAGCAGGGTCACCGCCAGCGCGCCGACCTCTTCGAGTGCGGTCTGAAAGCGGGGCTGGGCGGCTTCGGAGCAGGGCAGGGTCAGTTCAAGAAACGGCATCGTGGCGATCGGTAACAGTGAAGGCGTGCATCGTAGACCATTCGCGCCGGCCCGCTGCCGCGTGAAGGCACAGGTGCGCGCATGCCCGCCCAGAGTGCTGGTTGCGTTGCCGTGCAACCAAACATGCGTGGCGCGCCACTCACAGCCATCTCGCGCAGATCGTCACCGCATGGATGTCCCACCCTTACAGGCCTGTGCGGCAGTGCTCGCTGGCCGCGGCTGGCTGCACAGCCGAGTGCTAGACTCCGCGCCGTCGCTGCGGGTGCGTCCGCAGCTGGGTTGCCGCTGTCATGCCGCTTGCTCGTGCCCGCCATCTCTGGCTGTTGCTCGCTCCCGTCGCGCTCGCGGCGGCAGGGTGGTGGCATCTGCGCGCGCAACCTACCGCGGTGGCCACCGACGCTGCGCCGCTCGGCAACGGCGTCATGCACGTCGCAGCTGTCGCGCCTGCATCTGGCGCGCAGCTTGAACGCGGCAACGCCCTGCATCTGCCGTATCGCGATGCAGTGGATGCGCAGCCGGATCTGTACCGCTACGCGCAGCAGTTGCGGCAGCAGGTGCGCGCCGGCGATGCGCAGGCCGGGTGGCGTTTGAGCCGGGTTTACGACTATTGCGCGCCCTACGCCGCCAGCCCTGCCGGTTATGCCGCCGATAGCGAGTGGATCGCCGCGCACGCCACGCCGGGCGTGGCAGCCATGCACGCCGCACGTGATCGGGTGGCGCAGCGTTGTGCCGGCTTCGCGCCCGGCGATGGGCTCAGCCCGCGCCTGCTTGCGCAGCAGCGCCTGCGCGCCGCGCGCGGCGGCAGCCTGGCCGCCGAGGCAGCCCTGCTGGCCCTGGGCGAGCCGCTGCAGGCAACGCCGACCTACAAGCGCGCGCTGGTGCAGCGCGTGCTGGCCTCGCGCGACCCGGAGGCGTATCTGGCGCTGTCGCCTGCAATGGGCGCACGCGCCAGCGGCGACGACAGCCTGGAAGGGTATGTGGCTGGCGACCAGTTCGCCGAGCTCGCCTGGCAGGTGGCCGCATGCCGGCTGGGCCTGGACTGCAGCGCCGACAGCACGCTGGTCACCAGTTACTGCGCCAACGCGGGCATCTGCTCGCGCGAAGGCGCGCAGGATTTTGTGTCGTTCGTATTCGATGCCGCGGTACCGCGGCAGGGAGCAGACAGGGTGGATGAGATGGTCGATACACTGGTATCCGAGTCGGGAGCGCAGTCATGAATTACCGTCGATGGGCGCACGGCGCCAAGTTCTGGTTGTGGGTGGCGCTGTTTGTGGCGTATTCGGCTGCGGCCGTGGGCATCGTGATGATCGATACCGCCGATCACCGCTACCAGCCGCTGTCGGTCAAGTCGACCACGGTTGCCGCCGATGAACAGCAGCGACGGCATGGCGCCAGCCAGGTGGCCGCGGTGTACCGCGCCAGCAGCGCGATGCCGTTTTCGACATTGCCGGCCGGCTCCACCTTCCAGGTGGTGTGGCCGGATGGCTCCACCGAAACCATGACCGTGGTCGACCCGGCCTCCTCCAGCGGCATCGTGCCGGTGCGGGGCAGCCAGCAGCCGGCACCGCGGATCCGGTAGCACCCAGGATCCCGTAGGAGCGCACCCGGGCGCGACGGGCTGCACCGGTGAAGCCCGTCGCGCCCGGGTGCGCTCCTACGCACAGGTCGGCTGGCCTGCATGAGGCACTGCCGCCGCGATGCACCGGGCAACAACGCAACAAGCCCGGTTTCCCGGGCTTGTTGCGCGGTGCACTGGCCGGTGCGATCAGACCAGCGCGATCGACTTGTTCTTGCGCTCGGCCAGGCGCTTCTCCAGGTAGTGGATGTTCTGCCCACCGGCCTGGAAGCCCTTGTCGCGCATGATGCGCTGCTGCAACGGGATGTTGGTCTTGATGCCGTCCACCACCATCTCGCTCAGCGCCACGCGCATGCGTGCGATGGCGGTCTCGCGGTCCGGGCCGTGCACGATCAGCTTGCCGATCATCGAGTCGTAGTTCGGTGGCACCTTGTAGCCGGCGTAGATGTGCGTATCCACGCGCACGCCCGGACCACCCGGCGGGTGGAAGGCGGTGATCAGGCCCGGGTTGGGCATGAAGGTTTCAGGGTCTTCGGCATTGATGCGGCATTCGATCGCATGCCCGCGCAGCACGATGTCGCTCTGCTTGATGCTGAGCTTGTGGCCGGCGGCAATGCGCAGCTGCTCGCAGACCAGGTCGATGCCGGTGATGCGCTCGGTGACCGGGTGCTCCACCTGGATGCGGGTGTTCATTTCGATGAAGTAGAAGCGCCCGCCTTCGAACAGGAATTCGAAGGTGCCGGCGCCGC
The window above is part of the Xanthomonas cassavae CFBP 4642 genome. Proteins encoded here:
- the prmA gene encoding 50S ribosomal protein L11 methyltransferase, whose protein sequence is MPFLELTLPCSEAAQPRFQTALEEVGALAVTLLDANTDGSNDHAILEPGVGETPLWQELEMTALFDGESDPLQVLVALEGFDPELDWGQVSFRMVEDSDWIRAWMDLFKPMQFGTRTFVVPWDQALPEAANTPDAAVVRLDPGLAFGSGTHQTTALCLRWLDSLAGSGELQSRQVLDFGCGSGILAVAALKLGAIHAVGVDNDPQALLATTENAQRNGVDAQLAVYMPEDEPVQTYPVVVANILAKSLDALAELLAARVAPGGRLAMSGILHGQEDELMERYAPWFEQLRCEREEDWMRIDGVRRH